Proteins encoded within one genomic window of Synergistaceae bacterium:
- a CDS encoding recombinase family protein gives MPIPSYSFLFLSIPSYAYARYSSDNRNETSIESQLAEIQRYADAHGYEIVETFIDRERSAAAMKQQRDEFLRMIYSIRSGSPVRAVIV, from the coding sequence ATGCCCATTCCTTCCTATTCATTTCTATTCCTTTCTATTCCTTCCTACGCCTACGCGCGTTATAGCAGTGACAACCGAAACGAGACAAGTATCGAGAGTCAGCTCGCGGAAATACAACGATACGCTGACGCTCACGGGTATGAGATCGTCGAGACATTTATAGACCGCGAGCGATCCGCCGCCGCCATGAAACAACAGCGCGACGAATTCTTGCGTATGATTTACTCGATACGTTCCGGTTCGCCAGTTCGAGCGGTGATCGTCTAG